The following nucleotide sequence is from Acidobacteriota bacterium.
CCTAACCGAATCGCCGTCAAGATGGAACGGCTTGAATAATACCTCTTCCTCGAGGATCTGAAACGCCCTTCGCGCCACCTGTAGCCCGGCTGCTATCATCTCTTCGTTTGCGATGATATGTCCGCGAGCTATGACATCCTTTTCGATAACGGCCCTTGTCGTGATATCTCCCTTCCCGATATCCTCTCTGAGCGCCATCTTCAGAATGGCATCAACGCTTTTTGCGGAAACTCCATTGGCGATTGTCTTCATTTTCCGGCTTTAGTGATCAATGTTAGATTCTTGAGAAGCTTCTTCTTCTTTTCCAGAAGTTCTCTGTGAATCTGTTTTTCCTTTTCCACGATATCCTTGGGGGCATTTGATAGAAAGGCTTCGTTGCTAAGCTTCTTGTTCTTGTTACCGATTTCCTTGTCGAGTTTAGTGATCTCTCTCTCGATTCTGTTCTTTTCCCTGCTCGTGTCGATGATACCCTTCAGGGGTAT
It contains:
- a CDS encoding nicotinate-nucleotide diphosphorylase (carboxylating) (catalyzes the formation of pyridine-2,3-dicarboxylate and 5-phospho-alpha-D-ribose 1-diphosphate from nictinate D-ribonucleotide) yields the protein MKTIANGVSAKSVDAILKMALREDIGKGDITTRAVIEKDVIARGHIIANEEMIAAGLQVARRAFQILEEEVLFKPFHLDGDSVR